Genomic window (Pseudomonadota bacterium):
CCACCCACTGCTTGCCCTCCACCTTCATCAGCTTGCTGAGCCTGACCTCCTCCGCGAGCCGAGCCAGCTCATGTCCCTGCCGCCTGCGGAACAGGGCGTCGTACACCTTCGGTTGCTTCTTCTTCAGGTCCTCTCCGTCCGCGCATCCGGCCCGGTACAGAAGGCGTGCCTTGATCGCACATTCCAGAGCGACGTGGGCCAGATACGCCGCGCTGGCGGGGGCACGGGCGGGGTGCGTCGGGTTTTGCGGTAGCACAGACAGGACACATTCGGCACCGTGCAGGTGTCCCGCCGCTGCCGAACGAAACGTATGCAAGGTCCAGTGCTCGTCGCTCATGACCCCCCTCGTGCACGTTGCGCCTCGGCAGCGGCTGTTTCCCGCGTAGAGGCACCGGCTAGATCGTGCGCAGTACGCCGGGCGACCTCGCGTATGCTCAGCACCGCGGAAGGCTCGTGCCCCCAGCTGACGAGCACGTTGAGGTCGGGCTCACGACCTGTCTCGCACTTGGCGGGAAGGCCCGCATCGCTGTCGGGCGCTGCTGTACCCTCGAGCGTGGAGCCGAAGAGCGAAAGCTCTCGGATGTGGTGTCGGCGGCAGAACTGCTC
Coding sequences:
- a CDS encoding nucleotidyltransferase, translated to MPRPAIDKQRLEQFCRRHHIRELSLFGSTLEGTAAPDSDAGLPAKCETGREPDLNVLVSWGHEPSAVLSIREVARRTAHDLAGASTRETAAAEAQRARGGS